Proteins encoded in a region of the Mucilaginibacter sabulilitoris genome:
- a CDS encoding metallophosphoesterase family protein: MSIVGSSAPIFAQEQNHKIIFASDTQEPLLVERIIRKINHNQKATKLIFQDIVAARPSSLFILGDVVSLGCRDSKWKRMDGYLSSCRQYHIPVYAVLGNHELMLNAKKGAAKFQDRFPMHSSTGYIEKIDSVAVVLLNSNFGKMTALEIEKQDNWYRHTINELDHDAAIKFVIVGCHHSPFTNSRVVAPSVKVQQQFVPLFVNSKKGILFLSGHSHNFEHFNLQGKNFLVIGGGGGPHQPIRSGKGVIHDIDSNYKPMFHYLEVKRCHDSLQVVSRQLKLDFSGFTDGAPFYVHRFQ, from the coding sequence ATGAGCATTGTAGGCTCTTCCGCTCCAATATTTGCGCAAGAGCAGAATCATAAAATAATTTTTGCCAGTGATACGCAGGAGCCCCTGCTGGTTGAAAGAATAATCCGCAAAATAAATCATAATCAAAAAGCAACTAAACTCATCTTTCAGGATATTGTAGCTGCCCGGCCCTCAAGCTTATTTATACTTGGCGACGTAGTATCATTAGGCTGCCGGGATAGTAAGTGGAAAAGGATGGATGGGTATTTGAGCAGTTGCCGCCAGTATCATATACCGGTTTATGCCGTGCTTGGTAATCATGAATTAATGCTCAATGCAAAAAAGGGAGCTGCAAAATTCCAGGACAGGTTTCCAATGCATAGTTCAACAGGCTATATTGAAAAGATAGATTCTGTAGCCGTGGTTTTGCTAAATTCTAATTTCGGTAAAATGACGGCATTGGAAATAGAAAAACAGGATAACTGGTATAGGCACACCATTAATGAATTAGATCATGATGCTGCTATAAAATTTGTGATTGTTGGTTGCCACCATTCGCCTTTTACCAATAGCAGGGTAGTTGCACCATCAGTAAAAGTACAGCAGCAGTTTGTTCCCCTCTTTGTTAATTCAAAAAAGGGCATTCTTTTCCTCTCTGGCCACTCGCACAATTTTGAGCACTTTAATTTACAAGGCAAAAATTTTCTTGTAATAGGCGGCGGTGGCGGTCCGCATCAGCCCATACGCTCAGGTAAAGGTGTAATTCATGATATTGACAGTAATTATAAACCCATGTTTCATTACCTTGAGGTAAAAAGATGTCATGATTCACTGCAGGTTGTTTCGCGGCAATTGAAACTTGATTTCTCCGGGTTTACTGATGGAGCACCCTTTTACGTCCATCGCTTTCAATAA
- a CDS encoding SDR family oxidoreductase — translation MENIKDKVIVITGASSGIGAAAARKLAGLGAKVVLAARREDQLQSLVNGMGDNAMYVVTDVSKRTDLDNLIQQAISRFGHIDVLWNNAGVMPISFFDEGHVDEWDKMIDINIKGVLYGINAVLPHMLQRGQGHILTTSSVGGLKTSPGIGVYSGTKFAVKAIMETLREEVAQTIKVTTVYPGATQSELGHDITSPKIKALYGNLKSMPKMDEEAIADAVIYAISQPGNITVNELVLRPLGQTR, via the coding sequence GTGGAAAATATCAAGGATAAAGTTATCGTGATAACCGGGGCCAGCAGTGGTATAGGAGCTGCTGCGGCCCGTAAACTTGCCGGGCTGGGGGCCAAAGTAGTATTGGCGGCACGGAGGGAAGATCAACTACAGTCTTTGGTGAACGGGATGGGAGATAACGCCATGTATGTGGTAACGGATGTGAGCAAGCGTACCGACCTGGATAACCTTATTCAGCAGGCAATTAGCAGGTTTGGACATATCGATGTACTGTGGAACAACGCCGGCGTTATGCCCATCTCTTTTTTTGATGAAGGTCATGTGGACGAATGGGATAAAATGATCGACATTAATATTAAGGGCGTATTATATGGCATTAACGCGGTGTTACCACACATGCTTCAAAGAGGTCAGGGGCATATCCTGACTACCTCGTCTGTGGGTGGTTTAAAAACATCGCCGGGAATTGGAGTGTACAGCGGTACCAAGTTTGCTGTAAAGGCGATCATGGAAACCCTGCGCGAAGAAGTAGCCCAAACCATTAAAGTAACAACCGTTTATCCGGGTGCCACACAATCAGAACTGGGCCATGATATTACCAGTCCGAAGATTAAGGCGCTTTACGGAAACCTGAAAAGCATGCCTAAAATGGACGAAGAAGCTATTGCCGACGCGGTGATATATGCTATAAGTCAGCCGGGAAATATCACCGTAAACGAGCTGGTTTTAAGGCCGCTCGGGCAAACCCGGTAA
- a CDS encoding helix-turn-helix domain-containing protein → MVSETLEEFYKNKFDWLPDNLQQNMGHFNVFRIEDCIGPNAKTVTYSRRSFYKISLMHGDNIIHYADKSIELSGTSLMFFSPNVPYTFERMSDDRTGFFCIFTEAFFTERFRGGLSELPMFSLGAKPVYALNSEQSDYVSGLFVKMLNEINSEYDFKYELIRNYVTELAYYALKTQPSENVYKHPDAKSRITSVFTELLERQFPIETPAQRFALRSANDFAQRLSVHVNHLNRAIRETTGKTTTDHIAERLLSEAKSLLRHTDWNISEIGYCLGFEEATHFNNFFKKQTQQTPSSFRNV, encoded by the coding sequence ATGGTGTCAGAAACCCTTGAGGAATTTTATAAGAATAAATTTGACTGGCTGCCCGATAACCTGCAGCAAAATATGGGTCATTTTAATGTTTTCAGGATTGAGGACTGTATAGGTCCGAATGCTAAAACAGTGACGTACAGTCGCAGGAGTTTCTACAAGATCAGCCTGATGCATGGTGATAACATTATACATTATGCCGATAAGAGCATTGAGCTTAGTGGCACGAGCCTGATGTTTTTTAGTCCGAATGTGCCTTATACGTTTGAACGCATGTCTGATGACCGTACAGGGTTCTTCTGCATATTTACCGAGGCCTTTTTTACAGAAAGGTTTAGAGGGGGCCTGAGCGAGTTGCCAATGTTTAGCCTGGGCGCCAAGCCAGTTTATGCCTTAAACAGTGAACAGAGCGATTATGTAAGCGGTTTATTTGTGAAAATGCTCAACGAAATCAACTCCGAATATGATTTTAAATATGAACTCATTCGCAATTATGTTACCGAGCTTGCCTATTATGCGCTGAAAACACAGCCATCAGAAAATGTGTACAAGCACCCTGATGCCAAATCAAGAATTACTTCCGTATTTACCGAACTGCTGGAGCGACAGTTTCCGATAGAAACTCCTGCCCAGCGTTTTGCGCTGCGGTCGGCTAATGACTTTGCACAGCGGCTGTCAGTACACGTAAACCACCTGAACCGGGCTATCCGCGAAACCACCGGTAAAACTACTACAGACCACATCGCCGAGCGGCTACTCAGCGAAGCCAAATCGCTCCTCAGGCATACCGACTGGAATATATCCGAGATTGGATATTGTCTTGGTTTTGAGGAGGCAACGCACTTCAATAATTTTTTCAAGAAGCAAACACAACAAACGCCATCTTCTTTCAGGAATGTTTGA
- the pgl gene encoding 6-phosphogluconolactonase, whose protein sequence is MKLNIFNTADEVLTALADYFVKIAQESISARSRFTVALSGGSSPKKLYELLASTSYADQLDWTKVFFFFGDERNVPQDHKDSNYLMAKKALFEPLLISPANVFAVDTTFEPAEAAQKYGEIIAAFFDEDEPSFDLVLLGLGDNSHTASLFPHTPVLHDTKPGVKEVWLEDQQVWRITLNAPLINEARYIAFLVYGEGKAIAVHHILEDAEDIDEYPAQLIDSITGEVEWFLDEAAAANLEERE, encoded by the coding sequence ATGAAATTGAATATTTTTAATACTGCCGATGAAGTGCTTACTGCATTGGCAGATTATTTTGTAAAGATTGCACAGGAGTCTATTAGTGCGCGTAGCAGGTTTACTGTGGCCCTTTCGGGTGGCAGTTCGCCAAAAAAGCTGTATGAACTGCTGGCATCAACATCTTATGCCGACCAATTGGATTGGACTAAGGTATTCTTCTTTTTTGGTGATGAGCGCAACGTGCCACAAGACCATAAAGACAGTAATTACCTGATGGCCAAAAAAGCGTTATTTGAGCCATTGCTGATAAGTCCGGCTAATGTTTTTGCGGTTGATACCACATTTGAGCCCGCGGAAGCTGCACAAAAATACGGGGAAATAATCGCTGCTTTTTTTGATGAAGACGAGCCAAGCTTTGACTTAGTATTGCTAGGCCTTGGTGATAACTCGCATACTGCGTCGTTATTTCCGCATACCCCGGTATTGCACGATACCAAACCCGGCGTAAAAGAAGTTTGGCTGGAAGATCAGCAAGTGTGGCGCATTACGCTGAATGCCCCTCTTATAAACGAGGCCCGTTACATCGCGTTCCTGGTTTATGGCGAAGGAAAAGCTATAGCTGTTCACCACATACTGGAAGATGCAGAGGACATTGACGAATACCCGGCCCAGCTTATTGACTCCATAACAGGAGAGGTAGAGTGGTTTTTAGACGAAGCCGCCGCTGCTAACCTGGAAGAACGGGAATAA
- the zwf gene encoding glucose-6-phosphate dehydrogenase: MSTQTKSDPTIFIIFGGTGDLNSRKIAPALYNLFLDGWMPKQFSIIGTGRTKLTDEQFRENLYKDINQFSRSGKTDDKKWADFVKNIYYQVSDANDFETYKEFGKRIEKHNAEWKTKANVLFYLAVAPNFFPIIASNISKAKLADDKKRVRIIIEKPFGHDLETAKELNQLLANIFDECQIYRIDHYLGKETVQNIMAFRFANSIMEPLWNRNYIEHVQISVTEQLGVEDRGDYYDGSGAMRDMIQNHLLQLLCHVAMEPPVSFNADEVRDRKVDVLKAMRKFTPEDVRNSAVRGQYGSGWMKGKEVPGYREEPKVNPDSNTETFAAIKFFVDNWRWQGVPFYLRTGKRLHQPSSVITIQFKDVPHLVFPTESAESWQQNRLIISIQPEMSIRLQVQAKRPGIDMVLNAVDMVFDYKGTYTNQAPEAYETLILDTMLGDQTLFMRGDQVEAAWELVMPILNTWQTKKSLNFPNYSADSWGPESAEALIARDGFNWFTLPVNSKKH, encoded by the coding sequence ATGAGCACACAAACCAAATCAGATCCTACCATATTCATCATTTTTGGTGGTACCGGAGATTTAAACTCCCGGAAAATTGCACCCGCCCTTTACAATCTTTTTTTAGATGGCTGGATGCCTAAACAATTTTCGATCATTGGAACCGGGCGTACCAAACTTACCGACGAGCAATTCAGAGAGAATTTATATAAAGACATTAACCAGTTTTCGCGCAGCGGTAAAACCGACGATAAAAAATGGGCCGACTTTGTAAAAAATATCTATTATCAGGTATCGGATGCCAACGATTTTGAAACTTACAAGGAGTTTGGCAAACGTATTGAAAAACACAATGCCGAATGGAAAACCAAAGCCAACGTATTGTTTTACCTGGCTGTGGCCCCGAATTTCTTCCCGATAATTGCCTCCAATATATCAAAAGCTAAACTGGCCGATGATAAAAAACGCGTAAGGATCATTATTGAGAAACCATTTGGTCATGACCTGGAAACGGCTAAAGAGCTTAACCAACTGCTGGCGAACATTTTTGATGAATGCCAGATTTATCGTATTGACCACTACCTGGGTAAAGAAACCGTTCAGAATATTATGGCTTTCCGTTTTGCCAACTCCATTATGGAGCCATTGTGGAACCGTAACTATATTGAGCACGTGCAAATTTCGGTTACTGAGCAATTGGGTGTTGAAGATCGTGGCGACTACTATGATGGATCCGGCGCTATGCGCGACATGATCCAGAACCACCTGCTGCAATTGCTGTGCCACGTAGCCATGGAACCGCCTGTTAGCTTTAATGCCGATGAAGTGCGCGACCGCAAGGTTGACGTATTAAAGGCAATGCGCAAGTTTACTCCCGAAGATGTACGTAATTCGGCCGTTAGGGGCCAATACGGCAGCGGTTGGATGAAAGGTAAAGAAGTTCCCGGATATAGGGAAGAGCCAAAAGTTAATCCTGACTCAAACACCGAAACTTTTGCCGCCATTAAATTCTTTGTTGATAACTGGCGCTGGCAGGGTGTTCCGTTTTACCTGCGTACAGGTAAACGTTTGCACCAACCCTCATCGGTTATTACCATTCAGTTTAAGGATGTACCGCATTTAGTATTCCCAACTGAATCGGCAGAAAGCTGGCAGCAAAACAGGCTTATCATCAGCATACAGCCCGAAATGAGCATCCGGTTGCAAGTACAGGCGAAACGTCCCGGAATTGATATGGTGCTAAATGCCGTTGATATGGTGTTTGATTATAAAGGTACTTATACCAATCAGGCTCCGGAAGCTTATGAAACGCTGATATTGGATACTATGCTGGGTGACCAGACCCTGTTTATGCGTGGCGACCAGGTAGAAGCTGCATGGGAATTGGTAATGCCTATATTGAATACCTGGCAAACTAAAAAGAGCCTTAATTTCCCTAACTATTCTGCCGACTCATGGGGCCCTGAATCTGCCGAAGCATTAATTGCCCGCGACGGATTTAACTGGTTTACCTTGCCGGTGAATAGTAAGAAACATTAA
- a CDS encoding Atu4866 domain-containing protein, whose translation MEKDQHIGVWVTKDGYIRHELLPNGRYVEARGNKKGAYTGFYNISGKHIEYLDDSGFVADGDFDGDVFYHAGMVLYKESA comes from the coding sequence ATGGAGAAAGATCAGCATATAGGCGTTTGGGTAACAAAAGATGGTTACATACGCCATGAGTTATTACCTAACGGTCGTTATGTTGAAGCTCGTGGTAATAAAAAAGGCGCTTACACAGGTTTTTATAACATAAGTGGTAAGCATATAGAATATTTAGACGATTCGGGTTTTGTAGCCGATGGTGATTTTGACGGTGACGTTTTTTATCACGCCGGTATGGTGCTGTATAAAGAATCGGCATAA
- a CDS encoding SDR family oxidoreductase produces MSNQKVWFVTGASKGLGLTLVKKLLNEGYRVAATSRNLSDLNNAVDNHSEQFLPLAVNIKNEDSVQEAVEKTISTFGKIDVVVNNAGYGLLGGLEELTDQEARDNFEVNVFGSLNVIRKTLPYLREQQSGHILNISSVGGFTGGAPGGGIYCATKFAVNGFSEALHSEVKPFGIKVTIVMPGYFRTNFLSEGSLVVPKNQIAAYQNVRDTVNRHQNDMDKQQAGDPEKAAAVMIRITNESEAPLNLFLGADAYEFAQQKIALVQNELEAWKELTTSTGF; encoded by the coding sequence ATGAGCAATCAAAAAGTTTGGTTTGTAACCGGTGCCTCTAAAGGATTAGGGCTCACCCTGGTAAAAAAATTATTAAACGAGGGTTACCGTGTAGCAGCAACCTCCAGAAACCTCAGCGACCTGAACAACGCTGTTGACAATCACAGCGAACAGTTTTTACCGCTGGCAGTAAATATTAAAAACGAAGACAGTGTGCAGGAAGCCGTTGAAAAAACCATCAGCACCTTTGGTAAAATTGATGTGGTGGTTAATAACGCAGGATATGGTCTGCTTGGCGGCCTTGAGGAGTTAACCGACCAGGAAGCACGCGATAACTTTGAAGTAAATGTGTTTGGTTCCTTAAACGTGATCCGCAAAACACTACCTTATCTGCGCGAACAGCAATCAGGCCACATCCTTAATATATCGTCGGTTGGGGGATTTACCGGAGGAGCACCAGGCGGCGGGATTTATTGTGCTACTAAATTCGCGGTTAATGGTTTTTCAGAGGCTTTGCATTCAGAAGTTAAACCCTTTGGCATAAAAGTAACCATTGTAATGCCCGGGTATTTCCGCACCAATTTCCTTTCTGAGGGATCGCTTGTAGTTCCTAAAAATCAGATAGCTGCCTATCAAAATGTGCGTGACACGGTAAACCGGCATCAGAATGATATGGACAAGCAACAGGCCGGCGATCCGGAAAAGGCGGCAGCGGTCATGATCAGGATAACCAATGAGTCAGAAGCCCCGCTCAATTTATTCCTGGGCGCGGATGCTTATGAGTTTGCACAACAGAAAATAGCTTTGGTTCAAAATGAACTGGAAGCATGGAAGGAACTAACGACATCAACAGGATTTTAA
- a CDS encoding oxidoreductase, which produces MDNKKVWFITGASKGFGLSLVKQLLDAGQLVAATSRNQQELINAVSSTNNNFLPLQVDLVNESSVSLALQHTHEAFGKIDVVINNAGYGIGGAIEELNDDETRLAFDVNVFATLNVIRHVMPYLRKQRSGHIINIASIAGIAPGSGFAIYSAAKFAVVGLSEVLAADVKPFGVKVTVVAPGAFRTSFLSPDSLAMTSNPIAEYEDVRALHAKYLKMDGEQAGDPEKAAESIIKIAGEENPPLYLLLGGDAYNRALSKLDTLHNEIREWQDVTCSTDFEYDAQHN; this is translated from the coding sequence ATGGACAACAAAAAAGTATGGTTTATAACTGGTGCTTCCAAAGGTTTTGGACTCAGTTTAGTAAAGCAATTACTGGATGCTGGTCAGCTTGTTGCTGCCACCTCCAGAAATCAACAGGAGTTAATTAATGCAGTTAGCTCTACAAATAATAATTTTTTACCGTTACAAGTCGATCTTGTTAACGAAAGCAGTGTGTCACTGGCCCTGCAGCATACCCATGAAGCATTTGGCAAAATAGACGTAGTTATTAATAATGCCGGTTATGGTATTGGAGGCGCAATTGAAGAACTTAACGATGATGAAACCCGCCTGGCATTTGATGTAAACGTATTTGCAACGCTTAACGTAATCAGGCATGTGATGCCTTATCTGCGTAAACAGCGTTCAGGGCATATTATTAACATAGCATCAATAGCAGGTATCGCCCCTGGTTCGGGCTTTGCAATTTACAGCGCTGCCAAATTTGCTGTAGTGGGCTTATCAGAAGTGCTTGCCGCCGATGTAAAACCATTCGGTGTTAAAGTTACGGTAGTTGCTCCCGGCGCATTCAGAACCAGTTTCCTTTCGCCCGATTCACTGGCTATGACCTCGAATCCAATTGCCGAGTATGAGGATGTAAGAGCTTTGCATGCCAAATATTTAAAAATGGATGGCGAACAGGCTGGTGATCCGGAAAAGGCAGCTGAATCCATCATTAAAATTGCCGGCGAAGAGAATCCTCCATTGTACTTGCTATTAGGAGGCGATGCCTATAACCGGGCATTATCCAAGCTGGATACGCTGCATAACGAGATCCGCGAATGGCAGGATGTTACCTGCTCAACCGATTTTGAGTATGACGCGCAGCATAATTAA